AGGCCTGTCCACATCAGGATCGGTGATCCAATCGCGATAGTTGTCCACGATGAAGTCAGAAAACCGCTGATTGGCCTCCGAGCGCTGAGTATTCAGCACCTCCAACATACTTTTATCATCTGTACTATCAATCTCCAGATCCCAGTACACCAGCTTTCTGTAGAGATCTGCCCACCCCTCAAAATCATCCAGATCCTGCACTGTCATGCTCAACTTCTGAAATTCCTGCTGATAGCTTTGGTTGGTATGCTCAGATACGATGCGCTTATTGTCCAGAATTTTCTTGACCGAGAGGAGTATTTGATTCGGGTTCAGTGGTTTGATCAGGTAATCGGCTATTTTCGCACCGATGGCCTCCTCCATGATGTGTTCTTCTTCACTTTTGGTGATCATGACCACTGGCAGGTTCGGGTGCGTGGATTTAATGTAATTGAGGGTTTCCAGACCGGACATCCCTGGCATATTTTCATCTAAAAAAACCAAATCGAAGGTGTGATGATCTATTTCCTCCAGTGCATCCGATCCGCTATTGACCGGAGTGATCTCAAATCCTTTGTTACTTAAAAAAAGGATGTGTGGCTTGAGGAGATCTATTTCATCATCAGCCCATAAAATTCTATATTTCTGCATTCATCTATTTTTGACGTAAGTGAACAAATATCAAACCGCTTTTTCAATTTGAACAAAAAGAAAATTTTAAACGATCCCGTGTACGGGTTTATCAATATACCCAACGAACTGGTCTTTGATATTATTGAACACACATATTTTCAAAGATTGCGTAGGATCAAACAACTCGGTCTCACAGACTTTGTTTATCCGGGTGCTTTGCATACCAGGTTTCACCATGCCATAGGGGCTACCTACCTCATGCAAAAAACCCTTGACACCCTACGTAGCAAAGGGGTCATGATCTTTGATGCAGAGTATGAAGCTGCGCTGGTGGCCATCCTTTTGCATGATGTTGGGCACGGGCCGTTCTCTCACACCCTGGAGTTCAGTTTATTTAAAGACGTGCAGCATGAGCAGATTTCGCTTTGGATTTTTGATAAACTCAATAAAGAATTTGGCGGCCGACTGGAGTTGGCCAAGCAGATTTTTACGGGAAAATATCATCGGAAATTTCTTCATCAGCTGGTCTCCAGCCAGCTGGACGTGGACCGGCTGGACTACCTGAAGCGCGATAGTTTCTTTACCGGGGTGTACGAGGGCACCATAGGTGCGGAGCGGATCATCAAAATGCTGAACGTCGAAAACGATCAGTTGGTAGTAGAAGAAAAAGGGATTTACAGCATCGAAAACTTCCTCAGTGCCCGTCGCCTGATGTATTGGCAGGTGTACCTTCACAAAACGGCTGTTTCGGCAGAGGCCATGCTCATCTCGCTGATTAAGCGTGCTAAGAAACTCACTCAAAGTGGGAAAGATATTCCCGCAACGCCTGCCTTCAGGATTTTTCTGGAGCGCAACATCACCCAGCAGGAGTTCTTCGACGATAAAGACCTCCTGGATGTATTTGCCATGCTGGACGACATGGATGTGTGGGGCTCCATCAAAATGTGGCAGTCTCATGATGACGTGGTGTTGAGCAAACTAAGCAATGATCTGCTCAACCGCAGGCTTTTCGGCATTCGGCTGTCCAATGACAAATTCAGCTCAGAGCAAATCGATCAGGTCCTGCAGCAATTACTCGCACAGGGCTACTCTGCCCAGGAGGCTAAGTATTTTATCCAAAAGGGCTCCATCAGTAATGCAGCCTATATTGCCAAAGGCGGCAGCATCAATATCCTGATGAAGAGTGGAGAGGTAGTGGACGTGGCTCAGGCTACCGATCTACCCAACATCAAAGCCATGAGCAAAATCGTGAAGAAATACTATCTCTGCTTCCCCAAAAACCTATCTTTACCCGTCTGAACGCCAGGTGTAAAACCACACTTATGAATTTAACGGTAGGTCAAATTGCGGAGATATTGAATGGAGAAGTAGCCGGCGATCCGAATATCCTTATTCTGGGCATTTCTAGTCTGGAGGACGCTCAGTGCGATTCTGTTTCTTTTTTGGCCAACCCCAAATATGAACAGCATTTATATAATACACATGCTGCCGCGGTGATTGTAGGCGTGGATTTTGTACCCAAGCAATCGACTAAAACAGTCCTCATCAGGGTGAATGATCCCTATCTGAGTTTCACTGCGCTGCAGGCAGAGTACCAACGACTCACTATCCTGAAGAAGACCGGAATAGAGGCTCCTGTACATTTGGGAACAGACTTCTCACATTCTGATGGGCTTTATCTCGGTGCATTTGCCTACATAGGCGACCATGTCACCATCGGGAAGAATGTGAAAATACACCCTCAGGTATACATTGGGGACCATTGCACCATAGGTGATCACACGATCATCTATCCCGGAGCTAAGATCTACGAAAGAACCATCATCGGAGCTTATTGCAACATTCAGGCAGGGGCGGTCATTGGTTCACACGGGTTTGGATTTGCCCCCAAGCCGGATGGCTCCTATCAAAACATCCCGCAAACTGGAAATGCGGAGCTGGGCAACCATGTAGATATCGGGGCCAATACCACCATTGACTGTGCTACCCTCGGCACCACCCGCATTGGGGATGGGGTGAAAATCGACAACCTTGTACAGATTGCCCACAATGTGGAAATAGGAAAGCATACGGTGATTGCTGCCCAAACAGGCATTTCAGGTTCTGCCAAGGTGGGCAAGCACGTGATGATCGGTGGGCAGGTAGGTACGGTGGGGCACATTCACATAGCCGATCATACCAAAGTCGGCGCCCGATCGGGGGTTACCAAAAGCACCAAATCTGATCAAATTCTGTTTGGTGTGCCAGCCATGGATCGTCATGGGTACCTGAAATCATACGCCATTTACAAAAAGCTTCCAGAGCTGATGGCGTGCATTCAGGAACTTGAGCAAAAAATCCTAAATTTGACCCCCAACAGCCCAAAATGAAAGTTTACCAACAGACCATCAGGAAGCCAATAACCCTCTCAGGAGTGGGACTACATACAGGTATGGCGGCAAACATTACGTTCAAACCTGCCCGACCCAACCATGGCATCAAGTTTCAACGTACGGACCTCAAAGACCAACCCATCATAGAAGCGGATGTGGACTATGTGATTGATGTGAACCGAGGAACAACGCTGGAAAAAGATGGAGCAAGGGTTCAAACCATAGAGCATGTACTTGCGGCATTGGTGGGAATGGAAATAGACAATATCCTGATCCAGTTGGACAGTCAGGAGACACCGATCATGGATGGAAGTGCCGGTCCTTTCGTGGACGCCTTCCTCAAAGTGGGGATCGAAGAGCAAAACGCCCAGCGTAACTTTTATGAAATCCCGGAAAGCATCTTTTATCAGGACAAAAGTCTGGGAGTGGAGATTGCCGCACTTCCGCTGGATGATTACCGCGTGACTGTGATGGTAGACTACAGCTCCAAAGTACTGGGGAGCCAGCATGCTTCCCTCAATAAGCTCGAAGATTTTCAAAATGACATTGCCAGGAGCCGCACGTTCTGCTTTCTTCACGAAATAGAAGAACTCTACAAAAACGACCTGATCAAAGGGGGCGACCTCAGTAATGCTGTGGTGGTAGTGGATAGAAAGGTGAGACCAGAAGAAGTCGCTAAGCTCAGCAAACTACTGAACAAACCAAAGATTGATTTTTATGGCGAGGGCATTCTCAATGACGAGAAACTCCTCTACCCCAACGAACCAGCCAGGCACAAACTACTGGATGTACTGGGAGATCTGGCACTGGTGGGCAGGCCCATCAAAGCGCAGATACTGGCAGCCAGACCAGGTCACACTACCAACGTGGCCTTTGCCAGAAAGCTCAAAAAAATCATGAGTGAGGCCAGCCACATTCACATTCCCCAGTACGATCCTAAGGTACCGGCTGTTCTGGACATCAATAAGATCTCCAAAATACTGCCCCACCGATATCCTTTCCTGTTGATAGATAAGATTTTTCACCTGGACGATGAGCAGGTGGCTGGCATCAAAAATGTGACCATGAACGAGCCTTTCTTTGCAGGTCACTTTCCGGGAAACCCGGTAATGCCAGGTGTACTCCAGGTGGAGGCCATGGCCCAGATTGGTGGTATCCTGGTACTCAATACGGTACCAGACCCTGAAAACTATTGGACCTACTTTTTGGGGATCGAAAACTTCAAATTCAGGAAAATGGTGGTGCCTGGAGATACACTGGTGATGAAGCTCGAGCTCATGCAGCCCATCAGAAGGGGATTTGCGAAAATGAAAGGTGTGGCATATGTGGGTAACAACCTGGTGTGTGAAGGAATCATGACTGCCAGCATTGTAAGAAAAGATGTATGACGAGTACGCTTTCATACATTCATCCTCAGGCTCAAATAGCTGAAAATGTAACCATTGAAGCCTTTTGCTCTATCGCTGCAGATGTGGTGATTGGAGAAGGTACCTGGATTGGTCCCAACTCTACCATCATGGATGGCGCCCGAATTGGGAAAAACTGTCGCATATTTCCCGGTGCCGTGATCTCCGCCGAACCCCAGGACCTTAAGTATAAAGGTGAGCGATCAACTGCCACCATTGGTGACGATACCATCATCAGAGAGTGCGTGACCATCAATAAGGGAACCAGGCTTGATAGAAATGACACCAAAATTGGCAGAAACTGCGTGCTGATGGCCTACACACATGTGGCCCATGACTGTATCATTAGAGATCACGTTATTCTAGCCAATGCCGTGCAAATGGCCGGGCATGTACACATCGGTGAGTATGCTTTTGTTGGGGGCACCACAGCCATCCACCAGTTTGTGAAAATCGGTGCCCATACCATGATATCCGGTGGCTCGCTGGTGAGAAAAGATGTACCACCCTATGTAACTGCCGCCCGCGATCCCCTCTCATATGCCGGAGTGAATTCCACTGGGCTCAGAAGGCGGGCTTTCTCCAACGATAAAATCAGAGAAATACAGGATATCTATCGAATCTTTTACCTTAGCGGCCTCAACAATACTGAGGCACTTGACAAAA
This Marinoscillum sp. 108 DNA region includes the following protein-coding sequences:
- a CDS encoding HD domain-containing protein, with translation MNKKKILNDPVYGFINIPNELVFDIIEHTYFQRLRRIKQLGLTDFVYPGALHTRFHHAIGATYLMQKTLDTLRSKGVMIFDAEYEAALVAILLHDVGHGPFSHTLEFSLFKDVQHEQISLWIFDKLNKEFGGRLELAKQIFTGKYHRKFLHQLVSSQLDVDRLDYLKRDSFFTGVYEGTIGAERIIKMLNVENDQLVVEEKGIYSIENFLSARRLMYWQVYLHKTAVSAEAMLISLIKRAKKLTQSGKDIPATPAFRIFLERNITQQEFFDDKDLLDVFAMLDDMDVWGSIKMWQSHDDVVLSKLSNDLLNRRLFGIRLSNDKFSSEQIDQVLQQLLAQGYSAQEAKYFIQKGSISNAAYIAKGGSINILMKSGEVVDVAQATDLPNIKAMSKIVKKYYLCFPKNLSLPV
- the lpxD gene encoding UDP-3-O-(3-hydroxymyristoyl)glucosamine N-acyltransferase; amino-acid sequence: MNLTVGQIAEILNGEVAGDPNILILGISSLEDAQCDSVSFLANPKYEQHLYNTHAAAVIVGVDFVPKQSTKTVLIRVNDPYLSFTALQAEYQRLTILKKTGIEAPVHLGTDFSHSDGLYLGAFAYIGDHVTIGKNVKIHPQVYIGDHCTIGDHTIIYPGAKIYERTIIGAYCNIQAGAVIGSHGFGFAPKPDGSYQNIPQTGNAELGNHVDIGANTTIDCATLGTTRIGDGVKIDNLVQIAHNVEIGKHTVIAAQTGISGSAKVGKHVMIGGQVGTVGHIHIADHTKVGARSGVTKSTKSDQILFGVPAMDRHGYLKSYAIYKKLPELMACIQELEQKILNLTPNSPK
- a CDS encoding bifunctional UDP-3-O-[3-hydroxymyristoyl] N-acetylglucosamine deacetylase/3-hydroxyacyl-ACP dehydratase, whose protein sequence is MKVYQQTIRKPITLSGVGLHTGMAANITFKPARPNHGIKFQRTDLKDQPIIEADVDYVIDVNRGTTLEKDGARVQTIEHVLAALVGMEIDNILIQLDSQETPIMDGSAGPFVDAFLKVGIEEQNAQRNFYEIPESIFYQDKSLGVEIAALPLDDYRVTVMVDYSSKVLGSQHASLNKLEDFQNDIARSRTFCFLHEIEELYKNDLIKGGDLSNAVVVVDRKVRPEEVAKLSKLLNKPKIDFYGEGILNDEKLLYPNEPARHKLLDVLGDLALVGRPIKAQILAARPGHTTNVAFARKLKKIMSEASHIHIPQYDPKVPAVLDINKISKILPHRYPFLLIDKIFHLDDEQVAGIKNVTMNEPFFAGHFPGNPVMPGVLQVEAMAQIGGILVLNTVPDPENYWTYFLGIENFKFRKMVVPGDTLVMKLELMQPIRRGFAKMKGVAYVGNNLVCEGIMTASIVRKDV
- the lpxA gene encoding acyl-ACP--UDP-N-acetylglucosamine O-acyltransferase; the protein is MTSTLSYIHPQAQIAENVTIEAFCSIAADVVIGEGTWIGPNSTIMDGARIGKNCRIFPGAVISAEPQDLKYKGERSTATIGDDTIIRECVTINKGTRLDRNDTKIGRNCVLMAYTHVAHDCIIRDHVILANAVQMAGHVHIGEYAFVGGTTAIHQFVKIGAHTMISGGSLVRKDVPPYVTAARDPLSYAGVNSTGLRRRAFSNDKIREIQDIYRIFYLSGLNNTEALDKIKMELNPSVERDDIIKFIEDSNRGMMRGNKD